The genome window CAACCGTTTTTGTAGGGTTTGTAATCGCCTGACGTTTTGCTGGATCTCCAACTTTTCTTTCTCCGTTATCCAAGAAACCAACAATTGAAGGAGTCGTTCTTCTACCTTCTGAGTTAGGGATTACAACTGGCTCGTTACCTTCCATTACGGCAACGCATGAGTTGGTAGTTCCTAAGTCGATACCAATAATTTTTCCCATGATTAATTAAGCGTTATATAAAGTGAATATTTTAAATCTAAACAAAGTATCCTATTCAGATACATGGACTCCTAGAACAAGGCACGTGCCAATAGAAAAAAAACTTTTTTTTGTGTCATAATGTCATCGCTCATTCAATAGCTGTCAGACATCATGAATCATCGACATTCAATTTGTCAGTTTTTAATTTCTAACTATTGTTCAATTCTGACTTAATAGATTAAAATCTTTACCGTATGCCAAAACACATTTTCTATGGAAATGAAAAAAGCCTCCTTAAATAATTAAGGAGGCTATCATTCTTTACTCTAAAAAGTAATTATTTTTTCTTTGCCCAGCTATCTCTCAAACCTACTGTACGGTTAAAGATCAACTTCTCGGCTGTGCTATCTTTATCTACATTGAAGTAACCCATTCTTTGGAATTGGAAACTATCTAATGGTTTTACCTCTGCAAGACTAGGCTCAATCTTCGCGTTTGAAATGACTGTCAAAGAATCAGGATTCAAGAAGTCTTTAAAATCTTTCTCTTTGTGTCCGTCAGGAGCTTCATCATTAAATAAACGATCATAAAGGCGAACTTCTGCATCTAAAGCATGAGCTGCTGACACCCAATGTAGCGTACCTTTCACTTTACGTTGTGAAGCTTCTGTTCCACTTCCTGAACGGCTATCTGCATCATAGGTACAGTGAATTTCTGTAATGTTTCCATCAGCATCTTTCACTACAGACTCTCCTTTGATGATATAAGCATTTTTCAGACGAACTTCTTTACCTAATGTCAGACGGAAGAATTTACGGTTAGCTTCTTCCTTAAAGTCTTCACGTTCGATGTAAAGAACTTTACTGAATGGTACTTTTCTACTTCCAGAATTTTCATCTTCTGGGTTATTTTCAGCATCCAACCACTCTTCTTCTCCTTCTGGGTAATTATCAATCACCAATTTCACAGGATCAAGAACTGCCATTACACGGTCTGCCACTTTATTCAAATGTTCACGAACAGAGAACTCTAGTAAAGCAACATCAATTACATTTTCACGACGACCTACACCAATTGTTTTTGCAAAGTTACGAATTGACTCTGGCGTATATCCGCGACGACGCAAACCTGAAATTGTAGGCATACGAGGATCATCCCATCCTGATACAGCTCCAATTTCTACCAATTGCATCAACTTACGCTTAGACATTACAGTATAGCTCAAGTTCAAACGTGCAAATTCTCTTTGCGAAGGTTTGATTCCTCCATCATAAATTTGCTCCAAGAACCACTCATACAATGGTCTGTGTACTTCAAACTCAAGTGTACAAATAGAGTTTGTAATTCCTTCAATATAATCTGATTGTCCGTGAGCATAATCATACATTGGATAAATATGCCATTTATCTCCTGTACGGTGATGACTCTTATTTATGATACGGTACATTAAAGGATCACGCATATGCATGTTTGGAGAAGCCATATCAATTTTGGCACGAAGAACAGCAGCTCCTTCTGGTAGTTCACCATTCTTCATTTTCTCAAACATTGCTAAGTTTTCCTCAACAGGTCGGTCACGGAACGGACTTGCTGTACCTGCAACCGTAGGTGTTCCTTTTTGTGATGCAATTACTTCTGCAGACTGCTCGTCTACATAAGCTTTACCATCTTTGATCAATTTGACAGCCCAAGTGTAGAGCTGATCAAAATAATCAGAAGTATATTTTACATCTCCATCCCATTGGAATCCTAGCCATTTCACATCTTCTTTAATGGCATCTACATATTCCTGTTCTTCTTTAGATGGATTGGTATCGTCAAAACGAAGGTTACATTTTGCCTGGTACTTCTGAGCCAATCCGAAGTTCAAACAAATAGACTTCGCATGTCCGATATGCAAATATCCATTAGGTTCTGGAGGGAAACGAGTATGTACTACCCCACCATGTTTTCCTTCTTTGAGTTCGTCTTCAATGATCGACTCAATAAAATTCAGCGAACTATTATTTTCTTCTGCTGAATGATTTGTCTCATTATGGCTCATATGCAAAAATTTAAAACTGTGATCTGCAAAATTAGAAATTACAACCTAAAGCTTTACTGATCATTGGCACTTTTTTTCCTCAATTTTGGCAGTACCACCTCAATACAAAAGCTTTTAAAATAAAAAACCGTCTCTTCTGTAAAAAGAGACGGCTAAAGACAATTTTTTTTCAGATTTCTTACTGACCAAATGCCATTGATTTCAATTCGAAGTTGAAACCTGCTTGAACAAGTTCATCATACTTGTCTGGGATGAAAGTATAATAATAGGCTCCTTTTTTAGAAACACCTTTTTGTTTTTCATCCAATTTGATCAAAAGATTTGTAGCCAATATCTTTTTACGGAAGTTACGTTTATCAAACTGCTTCTGGTGAATTGCTTCATAAAGCGATTGCAGTTCTGGCAAAGTAAATTTCTCAGCCAATAACTCGAATCCGATAGGTTGGTATCTTGATTTTCTTCTCAATTTACCCCAAGATTTCTGTATCATGTCTTCATGGTCAAACATCAATCGAGGTAAATCTGTAATAGGGAACCAAGCAGCCTGCTTATCTTCTAAAACGGCCTGGTCATATAGGTCAGCTTTTACCAAAGCATAATATACAATTGAAACTACACGGTCAGTAGGATCACGATCAACTTCTCCAAAAATGGAAAGTTGTTCCATATAAATATTATCTAGTCCCGTTTGTTTCTTCAATACACGGGAAGCCGCTTCATCCAATGATTCCCCTGCATGCAAGAACCCTGTCGCTAAACCCCAAGCACCTTTGTATGGATCCTGCTTTCTTCTTGACAAAAGAACTTTTAGCGTTCCTTTCTCATATCCGAAGATCACACAATCTAATGCTAATAACGGTCTGTAGGCACTTTCATAATATAAATTGCTCATAGGGATTTCTTTTATCTAGAGAGTAGTTTAATCTATAGAGTTTCGAATGCAAATATAACAAATACCCAAGCAAACTTAGAGGTCAAGCTTTACTATTCGCTATAAAAATGTGATTATTTCGCAAAAAATAACTCAATCCTACTATAAACTCCATTAATACAATTATACAATTAATTTATATAAATTTTAAGTCGTAAAAGTTATATTTTGTTTAATTCCTCTCTATGTAAAACACAGGTAAAAGTAGTACAAAACCATTTAAACACCTGATTTACTGAAGAAATCTTATTCATAATGATTTAACTCTGCCTTTGTTTTTTCTCTAGTATACTTCCATCTATTGTGTGTCCAAAGCCAATTTTCAGGCTGTTCTCTGATCACTTTTTCACACTCTTCAGCATACTTCTTGACAATGTTATGCTTATTCTTTTCGTAAGGTCCTTCAGAAAGTTTTACAAATTCTACGGTGTAATAACCTCTTTTTTCCTTCAAAACCTTTACAAAATAAGCTGGATAGTTTGTTGAAACAGCTATTCTGTCTGCACCAGTAAAGAATGG of Sediminitomix flava contains these proteins:
- a CDS encoding NUDIX hydrolase encodes the protein MSNLYYESAYRPLLALDCVIFGYEKGTLKVLLSRRKQDPYKGAWGLATGFLHAGESLDEAASRVLKKQTGLDNIYMEQLSIFGEVDRDPTDRVVSIVYYALVKADLYDQAVLEDKQAAWFPITDLPRLMFDHEDMIQKSWGKLRRKSRYQPIGFELLAEKFTLPELQSLYEAIHQKQFDKRNFRKKILATNLLIKLDEKQKGVSKKGAYYYTFIPDKYDELVQAGFNFELKSMAFGQ
- a CDS encoding glutamine--tRNA ligase/YqeY domain fusion protein yields the protein MSHNETNHSAEENNSSLNFIESIIEDELKEGKHGGVVHTRFPPEPNGYLHIGHAKSICLNFGLAQKYQAKCNLRFDDTNPSKEEQEYVDAIKEDVKWLGFQWDGDVKYTSDYFDQLYTWAVKLIKDGKAYVDEQSAEVIASQKGTPTVAGTASPFRDRPVEENLAMFEKMKNGELPEGAAVLRAKIDMASPNMHMRDPLMYRIINKSHHRTGDKWHIYPMYDYAHGQSDYIEGITNSICTLEFEVHRPLYEWFLEQIYDGGIKPSQREFARLNLSYTVMSKRKLMQLVEIGAVSGWDDPRMPTISGLRRRGYTPESIRNFAKTIGVGRRENVIDVALLEFSVREHLNKVADRVMAVLDPVKLVIDNYPEGEEEWLDAENNPEDENSGSRKVPFSKVLYIEREDFKEEANRKFFRLTLGKEVRLKNAYIIKGESVVKDADGNITEIHCTYDADSRSGSGTEASQRKVKGTLHWVSAAHALDAEVRLYDRLFNDEAPDGHKEKDFKDFLNPDSLTVISNAKIEPSLAEVKPLDSFQFQRMGYFNVDKDSTAEKLIFNRTVGLRDSWAKKK